Within the Malus sylvestris chromosome 4, drMalSylv7.2, whole genome shotgun sequence genome, the region CATCCGCAATTGGAAAGCTTACAAACTTGAGGTACCTAAATTTATCATATAACTTTTATTACTTAGAGGGGAAAATTCCAGTTGAGATTTCACAGTTGACAAGGTTGGTTGTCCTTGATATTTCTCAATCTTTTACTCAGTGGTACAGGCCACTTGAGAGCCCTAAATTAAGCATGCTCTTTCACAACCTCACAGATCTCACAGAGCTATATCTTGATGGTGTAAATATATCAGCACCGGGGAAAGAGTGGTGCCAAGCGATATCATCTTCACTCCCAAACCTGAGGGTGTTGAGCTTGTCTAACACTCTTCTTTCAAGTCCTGTTGATCAGTCACTGGCTAAGCTTCAGTCTCTATCCGTGATTAGATTGGATCATAATTACGGAATCTCCGGTCCAATTCCAGGATTCTTTGCTAACTTTTCAAACCTGAGGGAGTTCAGCTGGGATGGTAACAACGTCTCCGCTCCGTTTCCAGGATTCTTTGCGAATTTTTCAAAGTTGACTTCCTTGAGTCTCTCCAGTTGTTCATTGCAAGGTACATTTCCCAAAGAGATCTTTCAGGTACCTACTCTGAAAATTATTGACCTTTCAGGTAACGAAGAACTTCTTGGTTCCTTGCCAGAATTTCCAAACAATGGATCTCTTCGGTCCTTGGTTCTACCCTCCACAAATTTTTCAGGGTTATTGCCGGGCTCTATTGGAAACCTCAAGCATTTGGAGATAATTGAACTTTTCAATTGCAGTTTCACTGGAtcacttccaaaatcaatggaGAATCTAACACA harbors:
- the LOC126618602 gene encoding leucine-rich repeat receptor protein kinase EMS1-like is translated as MKTLLQYFFLLFLFNITTTWANSTIPVVHHQCIQHQQLLLLNFKKTLAFDRYISSPIPSKFISWNSSTDCCSWFGVTCSTNGHVVGLDISSQSISSGIDNSSSLFDLEQLQSLNLADNGFSYGSHIPSAIGKLTNLRYLNLSYNFYYLEGKIPVEISQLTRLVVLDISQSFTQWYRPLESPKLSMLFHNLTDLTELYLDGVNISAPGKEWCQAISSSLPNLRVLSLSNTLLSSPVDQSLAKLQSLSVIRLDHNYGISGPIPGFFANFSNLREFSWDGNNVSAPFPGFFANFSKLTSLSLSSCSLQEFPNNGSLRSLVLPSTNFSGLLPGSIGNLKHLEIIELFNCSFTGSLPKSMENLTQLVYLDMFSNLFNGAISSIQWENLINLAELHLADNLLEGSIPPSLFYLPLLSKLRLSQNRFSGQLSEFSNASSNLVTLDLSFNNLEGPIPVSIYTLLNLKTH